In Devosia chinhatensis, the following are encoded in one genomic region:
- a CDS encoding AAC(3)-I family aminoglycoside N-acetyltransferase, whose product MAIWQVKRLGPADLIDFRGMNALFGTAFEDAQTWGANPPSDTYAADLLGKDHVFALAATKADSVVGALVAYELPKFESERSEVYIYDLAVAESHRRQGIATALIERLCSLAAERGAWVVYVQADYGDDPAVALYTKLGAREDVMHFDIPVRMAQRSD is encoded by the coding sequence TTGGCCATCTGGCAGGTGAAGCGGCTGGGTCCTGCCGATCTGATTGATTTTCGCGGCATGAATGCGCTGTTCGGCACAGCCTTTGAGGACGCGCAGACCTGGGGCGCCAATCCGCCGAGCGACACCTATGCGGCCGATCTGCTTGGCAAGGACCATGTCTTCGCGCTGGCGGCGACCAAGGCGGACAGCGTGGTTGGCGCTCTGGTCGCCTATGAATTGCCCAAGTTCGAAAGCGAGCGCTCGGAAGTCTATATTTATGATCTGGCCGTCGCGGAGAGCCATCGCCGACAGGGCATCGCCACGGCGCTGATCGAGCGGCTTTGCAGTCTCGCGGCCGAGCGGGGCGCCTGGGTGGTCTATGTGCAGGCGGATTATGGCGATGACCCGGCTGTGGCGCTTTACACCAAGCTGGGCGCCCGCGAGGATGTGATGCATTTTGATATTCCGGTGCGGATGGCGCAAAGGAGTGATTGA
- a CDS encoding electron transfer flavoprotein subunit alpha/FixB family protein — translation MSVLLLADVDNGVLSPATARIVSAAAQLGPVDLFVPGPPAAAEAAASLAGVRKVMVNANSLLADSLVATLSGLAEGYTYLVSSASSQGKDVMPRLAASLDIQPVTDIIAIEGENRFTRPIYAGNALETVSDPQARHVLTFRASAFRPAAAAGPAPIEALENTIQSVVAFIAGHRTESDIPDLSTAQIVVGGGVSVGSAEGFQLIEKLGKTLGAAIGATRAAVDAGYAPNDWQVGQTGKIIAPDLYIAVGISGALQHLAGIQGAKKIIAINSDPEAPIVKIADVVLIGDLFEIVPKLTAELEKLDLDRA, via the coding sequence ATGAGCGTTCTGCTTCTCGCCGACGTCGATAACGGCGTGCTGTCGCCCGCTACCGCGCGCATCGTCAGCGCTGCAGCCCAGCTTGGTCCCGTCGATCTTTTCGTGCCCGGTCCCCCTGCCGCAGCGGAAGCGGCTGCGTCATTGGCCGGTGTGCGAAAGGTGATGGTCAACGCTAACAGTCTGCTAGCGGATTCGCTGGTGGCGACACTGTCGGGGTTAGCCGAAGGCTACACATATCTGGTCTCGAGCGCATCGAGCCAGGGCAAGGACGTCATGCCGCGCCTTGCCGCCAGCCTCGACATCCAGCCGGTCACCGATATCATCGCCATCGAGGGAGAAAATCGTTTCACCCGGCCCATTTACGCCGGAAACGCCCTTGAAACGGTTTCCGATCCACAGGCGCGTCACGTGCTGACCTTCCGCGCCTCCGCCTTCCGCCCGGCCGCCGCTGCGGGTCCGGCTCCGATCGAAGCCCTTGAAAATACAATCCAATCCGTCGTGGCATTCATTGCCGGGCACCGTACCGAGAGCGATATTCCCGACCTCTCCACCGCCCAGATCGTGGTCGGCGGCGGTGTGTCGGTCGGATCGGCCGAAGGTTTCCAACTGATTGAAAAGCTTGGCAAAACCCTCGGCGCAGCCATCGGCGCCACCCGCGCGGCGGTCGATGCCGGCTATGCCCCCAATGACTGGCAGGTGGGCCAGACCGGCAAGATCATCGCCCCCGACCTCTATATCGCGGTCGGCATTTCCGGCGCCCTCCAGCATCTGGCCGGCATACAGGGCGCAAAGAAAATCATCGCCATCAATTCCGATCCCGAAGCGCCGATCGTCAAGATCGCCGATGTCGTGCTGATTGGTGATCTCTTTGAAATCGTTCCGAAATTGACGGCAGAACTGGAAAAGCTCGATCTCGACCGAGCCTGA
- a CDS encoding M20 aminoacylase family protein, with protein MPVLNRVAEFQPEIAAWRRDFHAHPEVLFDVHRTAGIVVEKLREFGCDEIITGLGRTGVVAIINGRSTASGRTIGLRADMDALPMTEKSNVAYASTIAGKMHACGHDGHTSMLLGAAKYLAETRNFDGRVALIFQPAEEGGGGGKVMIEDGLFDKVSIDEVYGLHNWPGMPIGTFGIRTGGIMAATDRFYIDIEGLGGHAARPQQTIDPIIVSAQLVTALQTIVSRNLDPLESAVLSVTMIEAGEADNVISRTAKITGTVRTLDSAVQDFIEAKLGEFVPQFASSFGARASIRYARGYPVTVNAPDQTAFAASVAAEIVGAERVDADTAPSMGGEDFSFMLNERPGAYIFLGNGDSTELHTDTYDFNDEAIAVGVSYWVRLVEKALPAA; from the coding sequence ATGCCCGTTCTCAATCGTGTCGCCGAATTCCAGCCTGAAATCGCCGCCTGGAGGCGCGATTTTCATGCCCATCCCGAGGTGCTGTTCGATGTGCACCGTACGGCCGGTATCGTGGTGGAGAAGCTGCGCGAATTCGGTTGCGACGAGATCATCACCGGGCTGGGACGCACGGGCGTCGTGGCCATCATCAATGGTCGCAGCACGGCGAGCGGGCGAACCATCGGTCTGCGCGCCGATATGGACGCCTTGCCGATGACGGAAAAATCGAACGTCGCCTATGCCTCAACCATTGCGGGCAAGATGCATGCCTGTGGCCATGACGGCCACACCTCCATGCTGCTGGGCGCGGCGAAATACCTGGCTGAAACCCGCAATTTCGATGGCCGCGTGGCGCTGATCTTCCAGCCGGCCGAAGAAGGCGGCGGCGGCGGCAAGGTGATGATCGAGGATGGCCTCTTCGACAAGGTCAGCATCGACGAGGTCTATGGGCTGCACAATTGGCCGGGCATGCCGATCGGCACGTTCGGGATCCGGACGGGCGGGATCATGGCCGCGACGGACCGCTTCTATATCGACATCGAGGGCCTGGGCGGCCATGCCGCGCGCCCGCAGCAGACTATCGATCCGATCATCGTTTCAGCCCAGCTGGTCACGGCGCTGCAGACCATCGTGTCGCGCAACCTCGACCCGCTGGAAAGCGCCGTGCTCTCGGTGACCATGATCGAGGCGGGCGAAGCGGACAACGTGATCTCCCGGACCGCAAAGATCACAGGGACCGTGCGCACGCTGGACAGCGCTGTGCAGGACTTCATCGAGGCCAAGCTCGGCGAATTCGTACCTCAGTTCGCCTCGAGCTTCGGGGCCCGGGCCTCGATCCGCTATGCGCGGGGTTATCCGGTGACGGTCAATGCGCCCGACCAGACCGCCTTTGCCGCCAGCGTGGCCGCAGAGATCGTCGGCGCCGAGCGCGTCGATGCCGATACCGCACCATCCATGGGCGGCGAGGATTTCTCCTTCATGCTCAACGAGCGGCCGGGCGCCTACATCTTCCTCGGCAACGGCGACTCGACCGAGCTGCATACCGATACCTATGATTTCAACGACGAGGCCATTGCCGTCGGCGTCAGCTACTGGGTTCGCCTGGTGGAAAAGGCGCTGCCGGCAGCGTGA
- a CDS encoding electron transfer flavoprotein subunit beta/FixA family protein: MKILVAVKRVVDHNVRIRVRPDGKGVETTGVRMSMNPFCKHAVEAAVQLAEKGQASEIVVASIGPKASTDVILTALAMGAHRGILVETDASLETLAIAKLLAKVIEEEQPELVLLGKQAVDDDSNHVGQMLAALTERPQATFASEITLEGDRLSVTREVDYGRETIALSLPAIVTADLRLNTPRNAALPMVMKARSKPLAVRPASELAVDLAPRLIVEKISPPSERVAGSTIGSVDALAALIAADVKAMEAL; the protein is encoded by the coding sequence ATGAAAATCCTCGTCGCCGTGAAGCGCGTGGTCGATCACAATGTTCGCATTCGGGTCCGTCCCGATGGGAAAGGCGTCGAGACCACTGGTGTCCGCATGTCCATGAACCCGTTCTGCAAGCATGCCGTGGAAGCCGCGGTTCAGCTTGCCGAGAAGGGGCAGGCGAGCGAAATCGTCGTCGCCTCCATCGGGCCAAAGGCCAGTACCGACGTCATCCTGACCGCTCTGGCCATGGGTGCCCATCGCGGCATCTTGGTAGAAACCGATGCCAGCCTCGAAACCCTTGCCATCGCCAAGCTCCTGGCCAAGGTCATCGAGGAGGAACAGCCCGAGCTCGTTCTTCTGGGCAAGCAGGCCGTCGACGATGACAGCAATCATGTCGGGCAGATGCTCGCCGCGCTGACGGAGCGGCCGCAGGCCACCTTTGCCTCGGAGATCACGCTCGAAGGTGATCGCCTCAGCGTCACCCGAGAGGTCGATTACGGGCGCGAAACCATCGCTCTGTCCCTGCCTGCCATCGTCACCGCGGACCTGCGCCTCAATACCCCGCGCAATGCCGCCCTGCCCATGGTTATGAAGGCGCGCTCCAAGCCGCTCGCCGTTCGTCCGGCGAGCGAATTGGCTGTCGATCTGGCTCCGCGCCTTATCGTCGAAAAGATTTCCCCGCCATCCGAGCGCGTGGCAGGCTCGACCATTGGTTCGGTCGACGCGCTCGCCGCCCTCATCGCCGCTGATGTCAAAGCGATGGAGGCCCTGTGA